In Miscanthus floridulus cultivar M001 chromosome 19, ASM1932011v1, whole genome shotgun sequence, the DNA window CCGCGGCGGCCGAGGCGGGACTGTGGGAGGCAATGGCGGCGCTCGACGTTGGATCCCACAAGAAGAGAAGGGGATGGAGGGGATTCAGCGAGCCGCGGGGAAGCAGGAGCTCGAGGCGTCGGCGGCGACGCGCGAACACGAGGTTGCGCGGCTACTGTGGCGCGAGCAGCCAGAGAGAGGGGGAAGGGGAGGAAGCGCGAGCAGCTGGGCCACGAACGGCGCAGTAGGGTCACCGGAGTAGCCCGCGTGGAGGGAGTTAGGGTTCGAGGGTGGGATGGGCTGCGCTGCGGCGCTGCGCGGGGGAGAGCTGCCGCGGCCGGCGTGCGGGTGCGGCTTATATATGAGGAGGGGGGAGGCCAACTGTGCCGCGGGGACGGTGGGCCGGCCAGCTGGGCTgcggggaggggaggaggagtgaggagggggaggggggtgGCCGGGCCGCTGCCGGGCCGGCTGACTCAggtcgggccgtgccgtgccagcccacgggcctgagcagcggcctaggcatggcctgctgcctcgggccgggccagcccgggcctgcatgtcaccgggccgtgccgtgctcgtgtcgggctaaaaaagcgggcttcgtgccgtgccgtcgtACCTCGGGCTGCATGGACAACTATATCCCTCAGCAACATCCCGGTAGCAGCGAGGTCCATAGTTGACGATTGGAGCGCCTCCTTTAGTACTGATGAGTCCACTTCGAGCTGTATCCGAGATATTTCATAATCAGTCGCTGATTGCAACGCCTTCACGCAAGCCGCTGTTTCGGCAGTAATCACATCCGGCACTGCGTCCAAGCGTGATGATTGGAGTTCCAAAtatgcaaagtttttttttatgaaacccCAACCACCTGTCAAGGTCTCTTGGATGAAAGCGTCGTCGCTGTTGATTTTCAGTTGGCCCGGCGGTGGAGCACGCCATTTGTGTACTTTCTTTCGTCTTCTGTTCTGACATCTCCTTCTCCTCTCACTTGATGTCTAAAGTTGAAATTGAGGACTTCTCATGCGAACACCTCCCTTGATAACCCCCTCTCTCTGTTGTTCACTTTGTTTCGTGCATTCCACCACCTCCATAACAGCACCACAGCTTTCAAACGGTCCTCCTCCTTCAGATCCAGCACCTCCCGTACGACTTCCCATTCAGACTTCTTGGCCAGCAGTTTCCGCCGAACATGTTCTAGGTGAAGGTCGATCCAATCGTGCTTCACAAATTTATATTTTAGAAAGCAATGTCCACCATCCTCGTCTAATCGGTTGCAGACCGGACATCGAGTATCCAGTTCCATCCCTCTTCTCTGAATACTCAGCTTCAGGGCTAAGCTATTTCGAGCCAGTCGCCACATAAATCGTTTCACCTTGGAAGGGCATGATAATCTCCAGAGTTTACGCTAGACAGAGCCTGCTTGATCGACGGAGGAGATGCCCGAGCTGCACTGTCCCTCTTGCCGAACCTGCGTCCGTTCTTTCTCATCATCCAGGACATGGTACCACGACTTCACCGAGAACACACCTCTTCGATCAAGATGCCAAGCCAGTCTATCCTCATTTCCCCCCCTCATGGCCAGGATTTGTTGTTGTAGCCAAGATATGTATCACGTCCTCCCAAAACACATCACGAACCAGTTGTTCGTCCCATAAGCCTGTATCAGGGTCCATACACTCCTCAACCCGAGTTACGGAGTTAGCACAACCTTATCCTCGTGGTGTAATAGGCCGCAGGTCTTCCCATATTCAAGagcatgttcggctggtattaaagtcggctgacgttgttttgttgtgagagaaaaatactatagattctagctgataagccgaccgataagttcaagcgaacaggcccggaTTCCACTGACTATTCTTCGCCATGTGTACGATATCGAAGCGGCTAATGCACGGCTAGGCTTCTCGTACGCACACTCCATTTCCGGTAGGAATTTTAAAACAGTTAGTAACCATTCCTATTTTGGTAAATTtgcttttgcatttatttttttcTCCCCAAATCGCTTTCCACTTCCCCCAACTGGCTCGCTGCTTCTAGATTTGCGAGAATTATTTAGCCCACATCCTAAATATTACAAATTTGATAGATTCATCCAAGCAAGCCGAAATTAAATATAAAATGTTCATCACATATCATTCTGAGCATCCTGAGATGGCATCTTAGAACACATAGACAAAAAGATAGATATTGTGAAGCATTTTAGAACACAATGACAGGTAGAAAAATATACATCATTACACACAAAGTGACAAGCAGAAACACATAGTTACACAGAATTTCATTTTACCAAAAATTACACACAATGATCAGACATGTTAATGACTAATGCTCTTACTGTAGATCTGTTGTTATTACAACTATATGTTATTCTTACTAGTTAACATGCATATATGTTGTATGTACTACTCCGATAGAAATACATCTTGATGCATTAGTAACATAACATATACACATTTTGATGCACCATACATCCCACTTGCTGCTGCACATGGTTCTCTTTGTTCATTTGATCCCATGTTAATGCTTGAGACCATGACACCTGCAATTAAATGTTAAAAGATTTAGAGTGTTGCAGCAATCAGATGTCATATAGCATATATATAAGCATTGAAAGTTGGTGTATTAAATGCATTGAAACATGAGGCACAACATAGCATGTATTGAACAAAAATTGCATAAccttgtagtttttttttttttgcctaatTCATTACAGTATTATTGCCTAATGGGTTTGACTAAGTTGCCTACATGTCATGATAGAGATGACTACAAGGTTGATCTATGGCCAACTTTCTGCTGCAGCAAAGGTGGAGTGTGCAGCAGGCTAGATGAATCCTAAACATGCATTAGTGCATGTTCTAAGTGTAGACGAGCAGTAGAGAACCACCCAAAAAAGTGCATGCAAAATTTAGTTAAGCAATTTAATATCATTAGTTTAAGCAAGTTATTAGTAATCTAGTAGCAATTATGTGTGTCCACCAAAAATGTGCCTAACCAGAGCAAAACTGGCTAACAGCAGTGCTTTTTTAAGGAGCTAACAGCATTGTTGAATACTTTTTCTGCAAAGGACAAAGGAAGAGGAAAAAACAAGTGTAAGCAATGGGATgaaccccgccccccccccccccccccccccacacacacacacacacacgcgcacgCACCCAAAATTTTGACAACCCAAAAAGGAGTGAAACGAACAAGTGGAACAGGCCTCCACAAGATTCGTACAAGCTTGTGCAAGCCAACGGATTTTGGAAAAAAAACAAGTAGAGTTAAACAATGAACAAAAGGAATGGCCCTTTTTTTACTAGTAACAACAAGGCAAAATTGCATATTTAGGAGCACATGGCCTGgcgcaagcggtagagtcttaccgcctgtgaccggaaggtcccgggttcgagtcgtggtctcctcgcattgcacaggcgagggtaaggcttgccactaacacccttcccagaccctgcacagagcgggagctctctgcactgggtacgccctttatggaTGCCAATGACACTTAATTTGCCTAAGAAAATGCAAAGATGCTCACATGGGGCTGCTAGGAAATAGGTGACACGAGATTCATGAAAGGCAAGGCCATTGCGCATAGGCAACATCGTTATCTATGTTGAACTCTAGGTAAAAGGATGAATCGACGTACTACACAAAAGAAGAGTAGGCACGAAAGAAACTACAGAACAAAAGGATGAatcaaaattttataattttttttataaaaaaaatcatgcaatGGGCTGAACTTTGAACTTAGTAAATAGGAAAGCCAAGGCACATTAACCTCAGCAGATACAGCAACTGCATCAAACAGCGTGGTCACATTTCACTATTTTAGTGCTTGTAAAAGTGGCCGAAGATGAGTGTGAAAGTTGGACACAATAGCTGTTTTGACACCAACCCTTCTCAATGCCTCAGAAACACGTCCATTATCTGGATCACAGAGATGCCAAGCCTAGCAAACATATCACATTTTATAAGCTTAACAAATATATCTATACCAAAAGAAGGTCAAACCCCATTTCGATTGCACACTGTATCTCACCTTTTCAGTTGTATAGTGCTGATACAGTACCCCAAAGTACTGTAGATCTGAGCAGCCAGTAGATGAACTCGCTATGTATTGCCAAAAGGGCCTTCCATCATTCACATACCTGGAGAAACTCAAATGTATTAGGATTAGAATTTCAGTTGCAGTCCAAGCAGCAGCTAGATTTTTATAATCTGGAGGGCTGCACAACTCTTTGTAGTAACACTAGTACAAAACGCACGCGATGAAAGCGTGGTCAATACAAAGTATCTAGATATATGCTGGGAATGTGTATATTACATTTGATGAAGTTTGGAACAACCCGAGGAGGGTACATAGGTATACACTACATGTGGCACCACTTGCAAACAGGTTTATTTGCAGATGTATGCATGATTCCTATTTTCAGAATAAAAGCAAGTCGACCTCAATGACATACAAATCGCTGCTGAATTTTTGAAGCCTTCTTTTTATCCTACTGTATGAGTAGCTGATCATATCTCAAATTACGTCAATAATACTACAGCATAAAAGAATTGCCCAATTTTGAAGCACTCTCAAATGTGTTTTGAGATGTATAGACTGAAAAGAGCATATGAAAGATAAATGTTAGGTAAATGTATGAGCGCAGCAAAAAAGGTGATCAAAAGAAAGAACCGAGTCCAAACAGCCATGACAAAAACAGTACATCTAAAATTAAAATAAGGAACAACAGGCGTGAGCTTAAAATCTTTCAAGAAATATCCCCAAACACAGAAAAATCAGGCAAGCAAGGGGCCCATATCACAAGGGGTACGAACTAATCTGGAGCCTTAAGATCGAAAGAGAGGCCACAAAAACATAAGTGGAAATTACTCCACAGGCAATCAATTTAGCAGGAAATTATTTCTAGAAAGCTATTCACAAAGATCATCAATAGAATGATCAACTGGTAGAAGCATGTATGATCGTTTTCCCTATAGGAAAACCACCAATTTTCTAAAGCTTTGTGATCATGTGCAGGAATCCTCATCAATGTGAGATAGAATTGAATAAACAATTATCTCAAATAGAACCTCACCTGGTTGCCGAGGCAGCAGGCAGATGCATGCTGAACTCAAAGGTATTGTTGAAGTAACCTGCACAAACTTCAGTTTGAGAAAAACTATAAGCAGTACCATATATGTGCAGGTCATCTGAAATTAGAATTATAAAAAGAGGTTCTCACGTTTCATCTGGCTGGTCTACCCTGTATGACTGGGTGACATAGAGACAAAAAATACTTGTTCCCAACCCATTTCAGCACAACATTCAGTATCATTCCATAGGCTTCCTTTGTTTCCATTTCTATGATATCCTTGCTTTTATCTTCAAAAGAGTTTTGCTtgaaacccaaaataagaaatatGGGACTTCATGGCTACTACAGAAAGCAGGAAGGGGAATGAAAGGCAGGGGCGGACGAACCTGGTGGGTGCTCATCGCCGGCGAACACCTGGCGTACGGTTGGGGCAGCGGCCCCCAGTCTCCGGcagatccgccatggccgacgcgcgtGGGGGCGAGGAAGAGCTCGGCGCGTACACAGGGAGACGGTGGGGCGCGGCCGTGAGGAGGTCACCGGGGAGGAGCTCGCCAGtcgccggagagagagagaggtggaagACAACGCTGAAAGGATACGGGAAGTCGCGTGCGTGTATAGGCCGTGTGCGTGCGGTGGGAATAACAAACGGCCGGCTGACTTAAAAGTGGCTCCTCTCAGGCTTCCAAGAAGATCCATTTGCGCTGCATTTGGCTCTATGAATCTGGGCTCATGGGAGAGCCAAAATGGCTAGCCTAGCTTGGCAAGGCTGATAAGAAACCAAGCATGCCATAATTCGCTCGGTCGTCGCAGGCACGAGATAATTATTTTTCCAATGGCTTTGGCTCAAACCGAGTGTAATATTATTGTGCTCATCTATCATCTAAACAATAAATTTTTTATTAGGTTGCAAAAACTTTAGGACATGTTATCTACATGGGTTTTAGGTTCTTTCGTCACAAAAAAACCCAGATTGGTTCATATATGATAATATAGAGTCATCGGGAAAAGTTACACATATCATTCAGGCATAGCATGCTTACATATACAACAATTGCACGGCGGCCGAAATAAATCTGCTACACCTTCGCAGGAGAAGCCCGGAACCTACGTGGTTTCTCTGGCTTCTTGACTAGTTGCAAAGAAGCCCTATCAAAGAGGACTTCAGTTAACTTCAGCCACTTGCCCGGTATTTTGTCTTGGATAGCAATGTTCTGGTCCAGTTCCAGCATCTATCGTGTATTATACTTCAGTTAACTTCAAGCGTGGAACAACATTCATTGCATGCAATTCCTGAAATAGAAAATCAAACAAGTGAACATAATGAAATCAAATGCAGCATGGCATAGCTATACCCTACATGTACTAGCAGAATTAGTTAAGGTAATGCTGACAAAATTCCTCATAGTATGGCTTACTTTCCCCTACCAAGAAATGAGATTTATCATTTTGGGAATGGGACCGATACCAGGATAGTTCATTTGGGTTAAGTGGATTGTGGAATTTTCTGCAGGCAGATTTATAAAGAGAAATAGGCGGGGGTGATAAAGAGCTCCAGCATCTCCATTAACGAAAATGCAAATAGCTCTAACATGTATTTGTCTAAAAaaactgcaaaaaaaaaaacttatgcaTGCGATCAGTCCAATTCCAAACGTATCACTTTAGACTTGTGAATAAGGCTTAAAACATCACTGCACTTCATTTGTGAGTAGTAGCATAATATCAAGGTGGCAACGGAGTAAAgagtaaaaaaaaaaagttctAGGATGGTTTCATTTAGAGAGAAGGCTAAAACAACCTACATtcattttgggaactaaacagagTAGTCCACATAAGAGatactaatcttaacaaaaatTCAAACACAAATGATCTGTTAGCACATATACCAGATGGGTACTATACCTGAAAAAAAAACTGTTCCTAAATTTTTGTGGCAGTTAAGAAGTCTCAGAAAAACAATTACATTGCAGGGCCAAAATAAATCAGGTTCTATGATTAAAGCAATACATTACGCTCTTATGCAGTACCTGGAACAAAAGCTTGCAAGCATATGGCAGCCTCATCTTGGCCATATTTTCCCCATTTTTGCACATTGAACAGTATGATGTCTTCAGTTTATGATTGTAGTAGCCTAACAAGCCACATTTTCTGCAAACCTGAAAAATGTTCACATTCATACACGAGGTGAGGCCACAGCAATACCCATTGGGGAAAAAAAAGAGTGCTTCATGATACTGGTTGAAATAAGTAATGACATAAATAACAGAAATTG includes these proteins:
- the LOC136529143 gene encoding uncharacterized protein isoform X1 yields the protein MDLLGSLRGATFKSAGRLLFPPHAHGLYTHATSRILSALSSTSLSLRRLASSSPVTSSRPRPTVSLCTRRALPRPHARRPWRICRRLGAAAPTVRQVFAGDEHPPGYFNNTFEFSMHLPAASATRYVNDGRPFWQYIASSSTGCSDLQYFGVLYQHYTTEKVSWSQALTWDQMNKENHVQQQVGCMVHQNVYMLCY
- the LOC136529143 gene encoding uncharacterized protein isoform X2; this translates as MKRYFNNTFEFSMHLPAASATRYVNDGRPFWQYIASSSTGCSDLQYFGVLYQHYTTEKAWHLCDPDNGRVSEALRRVGVKTAIVSNFHTHLRPLLQALK